Proteins encoded by one window of Bacillota bacterium:
- the pdxS gene encoding pyridoxal 5'-phosphate synthase lyase subunit PdxS: MVVTAPETGTWRVKKGLAEMLKGGVIMDVTTPEQAKIAEEAGAVAVMALERVPADIRAAGGVARMADPTVILRIMEKVTIPVMAKVRIGHFVEAQILQALEVDYIDESEVLTPADEQLHIDKHCFTVPFVCGARNLGEALRRIAEGAAMIRTKGEAGTGNVVEAVRHMRIINDGIRRVRTCPAEELVSLAREMGAPVELLQEVRKLGRLPVVNFAAGGIATPADAAMMMQLGADGVFVGSGIFKSKNPPARARAIVLATTHYNDPRILAEVSKDLGEAMPGLEMAAIPESQRMQARGW; the protein is encoded by the coding sequence ATGGTAGTGACGGCACCGGAAACAGGAACCTGGCGGGTCAAGAAGGGGCTGGCGGAAATGCTCAAAGGGGGCGTCATCATGGACGTCACCACCCCCGAGCAGGCGAAGATAGCTGAAGAAGCGGGAGCAGTGGCGGTGATGGCCCTGGAGCGCGTCCCGGCGGACATCAGGGCCGCGGGCGGGGTTGCCCGGATGGCCGATCCCACCGTGATCCTGCGCATCATGGAGAAGGTCACCATCCCGGTGATGGCCAAGGTGCGCATCGGCCATTTCGTGGAAGCGCAGATTCTGCAGGCCCTGGAGGTCGACTACATTGACGAGTCGGAGGTGTTGACCCCCGCCGACGAGCAACTCCACATCGACAAGCACTGCTTCACCGTTCCCTTCGTATGCGGCGCCCGCAACCTGGGAGAGGCCCTGCGGCGCATCGCCGAAGGGGCAGCCATGATCCGCACCAAGGGCGAGGCGGGGACGGGCAACGTCGTCGAAGCCGTGCGCCACATGCGCATCATCAACGACGGGATCCGGCGCGTACGCACCTGCCCGGCAGAGGAACTGGTATCCCTGGCCCGGGAGATGGGCGCCCCTGTGGAGCTGCTGCAGGAGGTGCGCAAACTGGGCAGGTTACCGGTGGTGAACTTCGCCGCCGGCGGTATCGCCACCCCCGCGGATGCCGCCATGATGATGCAACTCGGGGCGGACGGCGTCTTCGTGGGCTCCGGCATCTTCAAGTCCAAGAATCCGCCCGCACGGGCCAGAGCCATCGTGCTGGCCACCACGCACTACAACGACCCCCGCATCCTGGCGGAGGTCTCAAAGGATCTGGGCGAAGCCATGCCGGGGCTCGAGATGGCCGCCATCCCTGAATCTCAGAGGATGCAGGCGCGGGGATGGTAG
- a CDS encoding helix-turn-helix domain-containing protein, whose protein sequence is MRELENVAQYVLHACRGEAVEPQHLPARLLQSLQADRPLTAEARVMSSAEWERQAIAEGLQRLGRTPRAKEILARQLGMSRSTIYRKIREYGLQ, encoded by the coding sequence GTGCGCGAACTGGAAAACGTGGCCCAGTACGTGCTGCACGCCTGCCGGGGCGAGGCGGTGGAACCTCAGCACCTGCCCGCCCGCCTCCTGCAATCGCTTCAGGCGGACAGGCCGCTCACCGCGGAAGCCCGGGTGATGAGCTCCGCGGAGTGGGAGCGGCAGGCCATCGCCGAGGGCCTGCAGCGCCTGGGCAGGACACCCCGCGCCAAAGAAATCCTGGCCCGGCAACTGGGCATGAGCCGCTCCACCATCTACCGTAAGATCAGGGAATACGGCCTCCAGTAG
- the pdxT gene encoding pyridoxal 5'-phosphate synthase glutaminase subunit PdxT: MKIGVLDLQGAVLEHVRAVESAGAEAVRVKKVDHLAGLDGLIVPGGESTTMGRLMEEYGFLDPLRAMGESGLPIFGTCAGMIMLARDIAGSTQPRLGLMDITVQRNGFGRQRDSFETDLDIPALGNDPFRAVFIRAPYVSAVGPGVVEVLAALGDRIVLCRQGSLLASAFHPELTDDTRLHRYFLSLVSAG, translated from the coding sequence GTGAAGATAGGCGTCCTCGACCTGCAGGGGGCCGTGCTGGAGCACGTGCGTGCCGTGGAATCGGCAGGCGCAGAGGCGGTGCGGGTCAAGAAGGTCGACCACCTGGCCGGGCTGGACGGGCTCATCGTCCCCGGAGGAGAAAGCACCACCATGGGCCGGCTCATGGAGGAATACGGGTTCCTGGATCCGTTGCGGGCCATGGGCGAGAGCGGTCTCCCTATCTTCGGAACCTGCGCCGGTATGATCATGCTGGCGCGGGACATCGCCGGGAGCACCCAGCCCCGCCTGGGCCTGATGGACATCACCGTGCAGCGGAACGGGTTCGGGCGCCAGCGGGACTCCTTCGAAACCGACCTGGACATCCCGGCCCTGGGAAACGACCCCTTCCGGGCCGTATTCATCCGTGCCCCTTATGTCTCGGCGGTGGGGCCGGGGGTGGTGGAAGTCCTGGCCGCCCTCGGCGACCGCATAGTGCTGTGCCGGCAGGGCAGCCTGCTGGCGTCCGCCTTCCACCCCGAACTCACGGACGACACCAGGTTGCACCGCTATTTCCTCAGCCTGGTCAGCGCTGGCTGA
- a CDS encoding M14 family zinc carboxypeptidase, which yields MWRDVCDAIPDYERFLTVDEMEESSERLRERYPGVAHLVDIGRSRAGHMIRALRIGSGPRRAVLFGCPHPNEPIGAMMLEYLSWRLAEDAGLREKLGYTWYLVKSIDPDGTRLNEGWFGGPFTLFNYARHYYRPAGFEQAEWTFPIRYKTLVWEKPIPETQALMHLIDLARPHFMYSLHNAGFGGVYWYVSRSCPPLYERFHGIAREQRVPLSLGEPEMPFAKKYAQAIFEMPGTRDTYDYYEKYAGKDPATIISAGTSSVDYAREVAGSFVLVCEVPYFYDPRIEDTSPADVSRREAVLASVEIDAQARDYVEQVFARVRDRLTAPSPFVTALSDFLRRGREGLEAKRRWAESDPELARPATVAEKFDNLQVTRFYRLLLLGLLHRAIEHQLAAAGGWAGELETVRAEVYRELERRAAELESQLNWRPIPIRKLVAVQLASALEAAGYVTEGGAGGDAGD from the coding sequence GTGTGGCGGGATGTGTGCGATGCCATTCCCGATTACGAGCGCTTCCTGACCGTGGATGAGATGGAAGAGAGTTCTGAACGCCTGCGGGAGCGGTACCCGGGGGTTGCACACCTGGTGGACATCGGGCGTTCCCGGGCGGGGCACATGATCCGGGCGCTCAGGATCGGGTCGGGGCCCCGGCGGGCGGTGCTGTTCGGATGTCCCCATCCCAACGAACCCATAGGCGCCATGATGCTGGAGTACCTCTCCTGGCGACTGGCCGAAGACGCCGGGTTGCGCGAGAAGCTGGGCTACACCTGGTACCTGGTGAAGTCCATCGACCCCGACGGCACCAGGTTGAATGAGGGGTGGTTCGGCGGTCCCTTCACCCTGTTCAACTACGCCCGGCACTATTACCGGCCGGCCGGATTCGAGCAGGCGGAGTGGACCTTCCCCATCCGCTACAAGACCCTGGTGTGGGAGAAGCCCATCCCGGAGACGCAGGCGCTCATGCACCTCATCGACCTCGCCCGGCCCCACTTCATGTACTCCCTGCACAACGCCGGTTTCGGTGGGGTCTACTGGTACGTGTCGCGGTCCTGCCCGCCCCTTTATGAGCGCTTCCACGGGATCGCGCGGGAGCAGAGGGTCCCGCTCAGCCTGGGCGAGCCCGAGATGCCCTTCGCGAAGAAATACGCCCAGGCCATCTTCGAGATGCCGGGGACGCGCGACACCTACGACTACTATGAGAAGTACGCGGGCAAGGATCCGGCCACCATCATCAGCGCGGGCACGTCGTCGGTCGACTACGCTCGCGAGGTGGCGGGGAGCTTCGTGCTGGTGTGCGAAGTGCCCTACTTCTACGACCCCCGCATTGAGGATACTTCCCCCGCCGATGTCTCCCGGCGCGAGGCGGTCCTCGCCTCGGTGGAAATCGACGCCCAGGCGCGCGACTACGTGGAGCAGGTCTTCGCCCGGGTTCGCGACCGCCTGACCGCGCCCAGTCCCTTCGTGACCGCCTTGAGTGACTTCCTCCGCCGGGGCCGGGAGGGCCTGGAGGCCAAGCGTCGCTGGGCCGAGAGCGACCCCGAGCTGGCGCGCCCGGCCACGGTGGCCGAGAAGTTCGACAACCTGCAGGTGACGCGCTTCTACCGGCTGCTGCTCCTGGGCCTGCTCCACCGCGCCATCGAGCACCAGCTCGCCGCCGCGGGGGGATGGGCGGGCGAGCTCGAGACCGTGCGCGCGGAGGTATACCGGGAACTGGAGCGGCGCGCCGCGGAGCTGGAGTCCCAGCTCAACTGGCGGCCCATCCCCATCCGCAAGCTGGTGGCCGTGCAACTGGCCAGCGCCCTGGAGGCTGCCGGCTACGTTACGGAAGGAGGGGCGGGCGGTGATGCTGGCGATTAG
- a CDS encoding RNA-binding protein: MTKTLYVGNLPYGCTQQDLESAFGSVAEVVSVRIVTDRETGRSRGFAFVEVPADSMETVIASLHGAEMGGRQIVVNEARERKERPSRRY, encoded by the coding sequence ATGACAAAGACCCTGTATGTCGGAAACCTGCCTTACGGATGCACGCAGCAGGACCTCGAGTCTGCCTTTGGCTCCGTAGCCGAGGTGGTATCGGTGCGCATCGTGACGGACCGCGAGACCGGTCGGTCCCGCGGTTTCGCTTTCGTGGAGGTGCCGGCCGATAGCATGGAAACCGTGATAGCGAGCTTGCACGGGGCAGAGATGGGCGGCCGGCAGATCGTGGTGAACGAGGCCAGAGAACGCAAGGAGCGGCCGAGCAGGCGCTACTAA